One Setaria italica strain Yugu1 chromosome II, Setaria_italica_v2.0, whole genome shotgun sequence DNA segment encodes these proteins:
- the LOC101762511 gene encoding flavonoid 3'-monooxygenase, with protein sequence MELPAWASVLAVVLATVLFLRAVSGRRRRPCSSLPGPKPWPVIGNFNLLGALPHRSLDALAKRHGPLMRVQFGSFPVVIASSVDMAKFFLKTHDSAFIDRPKMAAGKYTTYNYSNIAWSPYGAYWRQARKICADELFSARRLESSEHVRREEVRALLRDLHGAAGQVVPLKERLSTMSLNMIARMVLGRKAVDREVVASGGGSVTTWKEFRWMLDELFLLNGVLNIGDWIPWLSWLDLQGYVRRMKRVGKMFDRFMENVVEEHNERRRREGDAFVAKDMVDRLLQLADDPNLEVKFTRDSVKAFTQDLVAGGTESAAVIVEWAISELLKNPEVFAKATEELDSVIGRGRWVTEKDMAHLPYVDAIVKETMRLHMVVPLLSPRLSREDTSVGGHDIPAGTRVLVNAWIISRDPALWEAPEEFRPERFVGSKIDVKGQDFEMLPFGSGRRMCPGYSLGLKVIQGTLANLLHGFAWRLPDGMTKEELSMEEVFGLSTPRKFPLQVVVEPKLPAHLYTAA encoded by the exons ATGGAGCTACCAGCATGGGCATCCGTCCTTGCCGTGGTGCTCGCCACGGTCCTGTTCCTCCGAGCCGTCTCCGGACGCAGGCGCCGGCCGTGCAGCAGCCTGCCGGGCCCCAAGCCGTGGCCGGTGATCGGCAACTTCAACCTCCTCGGCGCGCTCCCGCACCGCTCCCTGGACGCGCTGGCAAAGCGCCACGGCCCGCTGATGCGCGTGCAGTTCGGCTCCTTCCCCGTCGTCATCGCGTCGTCCGTGGACATGGCCAAGTTCTTCCTCAAGACCCACGACTCGGCGTTCATCGACCGGCCCAAGATGGCGGCGGGCAAGTACACCACCTACAACTACTCCAACATCGCCTGGTCCCCGTACGGCGCCTACTGGCGGCAGGCGCGCAAGATCTGCGCCGACGAGCTCTTCAGCGCGAGGCGGCTCGAGTCCTCCGAGCACGTCCGCAGGGaggaggtgcgcgcgctgcTGCGCGACCTGCACGGGGCGGCCGGGCAGGTCGTGCCGCTCAAGGAGCGACTGTCCACGATGAGCCTGAACATGATCGCCCGCATGGTCCTGGGCCGGAAGGCCGTGGACAGGGAGGTGGTCGCCAGCGGCGGGGGATCCGTGACAACGTGGAAGGAGTTCAGGTGGATGCTCGACGAGCTGTTCTTGCTCAACGGCGTGCTCAACATCGGGGACTGGATCCCCTGGCTGTCGTGGCTGGACCTGCAGGGGTACGTCAGGAGGATGAAGAGGGTGGGCAAGATGTTCGATCGGTTCATGGAGAACGTGGTGGAGGAGCACaacgaacggcggcggcgcgagggggaCGCGTTCGTGGCCAAGGACATGGTCGACAGGCTGCTTCAGCTTGCCGACGATCCCAACCTCGAGGTGAAATTCACCAGGGACAGCGTAAAAGCGTTCACGCAG GACCTCGTCGCCGGGGGCACCGAGAGCGCCGCAGTAATCGTGGAGTGGGCCATCTCAGAGCTCCTCAAGAACCCCGAGGTCTTCGCCAAGGCCACCGAGGAGCTGGACTCCGTCATCGGCCGCGGCCGCTGGGTCACGGAGAAGGACATGGCTCACCTCCCCTACGTCGACGCCATCGTCAAGGAGACCATGCGCCTGCACATGGTCGTGCCGCTGCTCTCGCCGCGCTTGTCGCGCGAGGACACGTCCGTGGGCGGCCACGACATCCCCGCGGGCACGCGCGTGCTCGTCAACGCGTGGATCATCAGCCGGGACCCCGCGCTGTGGGAGGCGCCCGAGGAGTTCAGGCCAGAGCGCTTCGTCGGGAGCAAGATCGACGTCAAGGGCCAGGACTTTGAGATGCTGCCGTTCGGGTCCGGCCGGCGGATGTGCCCCGGCTACAGCCTCGGGTTGAAGGTGATCCAGGGGACCCTCGCCAACCTGCTGCACGGGTTTGCGTGGAGGCTCCCGGATGGCATGACGAAGGAGGAGCTGAGCATGGAGGAGGTCTTCGGGCTGTCCACGCCGCGCAAGTTCCCGCTCCAGGTCGTCGTCGAGCCCAAGCTTCCAGCCCACCTGTACACTGCTGCTTGA
- the LOC101762098 gene encoding flavonoid 3'-monooxygenase: protein MELPTLAAFLAIVLGLALFLGTLLLHRRRRAYNLPPGPKPWPIIGNMNLMGELPHSSIHELSKRYGPLMQLRFGSLPVVIAASAEMAKHILKINDAAFSDRPRFAVGKYIAYDCSDILWSPYGPYLRQTRRICAAELFSTKRLQSFDHIRDEEVRVMLRDLRRASGRTVRLRDTLQMLTLGVISRVVLGRKYVEEEAAGEGASPPVITPAGYREMVDEFFVLHGAFNIGDFIPWLDWLDLQGYVRRMKKLSAMFDRFLEHVLDVHNERRRLEGERFAAKDMVDVLQDLADDPNLEVQLSRDNVKAITQDLIIGATDTSANTMEWALSELLKNPKILAKATDELNNVIGPDRLATEKDLPHLPYIDAILKETMRVHPAAPMLAPHLAREDTRVDGYDILAGTAVFINVWSIGRDPALWDAPEEFRPERFLERKIDMRGQDFELLPFGSGRRMCPGYSLAMKVMALGLANLLHGFVWRLPEGMTVEDLSMEETFFLAMPRKFPLEATVEPRLPAHLYLGG from the exons ATGGAGCTACCAACATTGGCCGCGTTCCTCGCCATCGTCCTTGGCCTTGCTCTTTTCCTCGGAACCTTACTtttgcaccgccgccgccgcgcctacAACCTCCCGCCCGGCCCCAAGCCATGGCCAATCATCGGGAACATGAACCTCATGGGCGAGCTGCCCCACAGCTCCATCCACGAGCTCTCCAAACGCTATGGCCCCCTCATGCAGCTCCGGTTCGGGTCGTTGCCTGTCGTCATCGCTGCGTCCGCCGAGATGGCGAAGCACATCCTCAAGATCAACGACGCGGCGTTCTCCGACCGGCCGAGGTTCGCTGTCGGCAAGTACATCGCGTACGACTGCTCCGACATCCTGTGGTCCCCCTACGGTCCGTACCTGCGACAGACACGCAGGATCTGCGCCGCCGAGCTCTTCAGCACCAAGCGGCTCCAGTCCTTCGACCACATCCGCGACGAGGAGGTGCGCGTCATGTTGCGCGACCTGCGCAGAGCATCCGGGCGCACCGTGCGGCTCAGGGACACCCTGCAGATGCTGACGCTCGGTGTGATCTCGCGCGTAGTCCTGGGCAGGAAGTACGTCGAAGaagaggcggccggcgagggggccTCACCGCCGGTGATAACGCCCGCCGGATACAGGGAGATGGTGGATGAGTTCTTCGTGCTCCACGGCGCGTTTAACATTGGCGATTTCATCCCCTGGTTAGATTGGCTGGACCTGCAGGGCTACGTTAGGAGGATGAAGAAGTTGAGCGCCATGTTTGATCGATTCCTGGAGCATGTCCTGGACGTGCACAACGAGCGCCGGCGACTTGAGGGAGAGAGGTTCGCGGCCAAAGACATGGTGGACGTGCTGCAGGATCTGGCCGACGACCCTAACCTTGAGGTCCAGCTCAGCAGGGACAATGTTAAGGCTATCACCCAG GATCTAATCATCGGAGCCACAGACACCTCTGCAAACACCATGGAGTGGGCTCTATCTGAGCTCCTCAAGAACCCCAAGATCTTAGCCAAGGCCACCGATGAGCTGAACAACGTCATCGGGCCCGACCGCTTGGCCACCGAGAAGGACCTTCCTCACCTCCCCTACATCGATGCCATCCTCAAGGAGACCATGCGGGTGCACCCGGCCGCGCCGATGCTGGCACCCCACCTGGCCCGTGAGGACACACGCGTGGATGGCTACGACATCCTCGCGGGCACGGCCGTGTTCATCAACGTGTGGAGCATCGGCCGTGACCCTGCGCTGTGGGACGCGCCGGAGGAGTTCCGGCCCGAAAGGTTCCTCGAGAGAAAGATCGACATGAGGGGTCAGGACTTTGAGCTGCTGCCGTTCGGGTCCGGCCGGCGAATGTGCCCCGGATACAGCCTCGCGATGAAAGTGATGGCGCTGGGCCTTGCCAACCTGCTTCATGGCTTCGTGTGGAGGCTTCCGGAAGGTATGACAGTGGAGGACCTAAGCATGGAGGAGACCTTCTTCCTTGCGATGCCGCGCAAGTTCCCACTCGAGGCCACTGTCGAACCTAGGTTGCCGGCCCACCTCTATTTGGGTGGTTGA
- the LOC101762915 gene encoding cytochrome P450 71A1, with protein sequence MELPPWASFLGVVLATVMLLKAIVGRRRRRRAYNLPPGPKPWPIIGNLDLMGALPHRSIHELSRKYGPLMQLQFGSFPVVVGSSVDMAKFFLKTHDVVFTDRPKTAAGKYTTYNYRDITWSPYGAYWRQARKMCLTELFSAKRLESYEYIRAAEVRALLRDLHAVSGSGRAVMLKDYLSTVSLNVITRMVLGKKYLDKEVAAGGSSVTTPEEFKWMLDELFLLNGVLNIGDSIPWLDWMDLQGYIKRMKKLGKMFDRFLEHVVEEHNQRRLREGKSFVAKDMVDVLLQIADDPTLEVELNRESVKAFTQDLIAGGTESSAVTVEWAISELLKKPEVFAKATEELDRVIGRGRWVTEKDIPQLPYVDAIVKETMRLHPVAPMLVPRLSREDTTVAGYDIPAGTRVLVSVWSIGRDPTLWDTPEQFMPERFLGSKLDVKGQDYELLPFGSGRRMCPGYSLGLKVIQVSLANLLHGFAWSLPDGLTKEELNMEEIFGLSTPRKFPLEAVVEPKLPAHLYAEA encoded by the exons ATGGAGCTTCCACCATGGGCGTCTTtcctcggcgtggtgctcgccACCGTGATGCTTCTCAAGGCCatcgtcggccgccgccgccgccgccgcgcgtacAACCTCCCGCCGGGGCCCAAGCCGTGGCCGATCATCGGCAACCTGGACCTGATGGGCGCGCTTCCGCACCGCTCCATCCACGAGCTGTCCAGGAAGTACGGCCCGCTGATGCAGCTCCAGTTCGGGTCGTTCCCCGTGGTGGTCGGCTCGTCGGTGGACATGGCCAAGTTCTTCCTCAAGACCCACGACGTGGTGTTCACTGACCGGCCCAAGACCGCCGCCGGCAAGTACACCACCTACAACTACCGCGACATCACCTGGTCCCCCTACGGCGCCTACTGGCGGCAGGCGCGCAAGATGTGCCTCACCGAGCTCTTCAGCGCCAAGCGCCTCGAGTCGTACGAGTACATCCGCGCCGCCGAGGTGCGCGCGCTGCTGCGCGACCTGCACGCCGTCTCCGGCTCCGGCCGCGCCGTCATGCTCAAGGACTACCTGTCCACGGTGAGCCTGAACGTGATCACCCGCATGGTGCTCGGCAAGAAGTACCTGGACAAGGAGGTGGCTGCCGGTGGGTCTTCCGTGACCACCCCCGAGGAGTTCAAGTGGATGCTCGACGAGCTGTTCCTGCTCAACGGCGTGCTCAACATCGGCGACTCGATCCCGTGGCTCGACTGGATGGACCTGCAGGGTTACatcaagaggatgaagaagctCGGCAAGATGTTCGACCGGTTCCTGGAGCACGTCGTGGAGGAGCACAACCAGCGGCGGTTGCGCGAGGGGAAGAGCTTCGTCGCCAAGGACATGGTCGACGTGCTGCTGCAGATCGCCGACGACCCTACCCTGGAGGTCGAGCTGAACAGGGAGAGCGTCAAGGCTTTCACTCAG GACCTCATCGCCGGCGGAACGGAAAGCTCGGCAGTCACCGTCGAGTGGGCCATCTCAGAGCTCCTCAAGAAACCCGAGGTCTTCGCCAAGGCCACGGAGGAGCTGGACCGTGTGATCGGCCGCGGCCGCTGGGTCACGGAGAAGGACATTCCCCAGCTCCCGTACGTGGACGCCATCGTCAAGGAGACGATGCGGCTGCACCCGGTGGCGCCCATGCTGGTGCCTCGCCTGTCCCGCGAGGACACGACCGTGGCCGGCTACGACATCCCCGCCGGCACGCGCGTGCTCGTCAGCGTGTGGTCCATCGGCCGCGACCCGACGCTGTGGGACACGCCGGAACAATTCATGCCGGAGCGATTCCTCGGCAGCAAGCTCGACGTGAAGGGGCAAGATTACGAGCTGCTGCCGTTCGGATCCGGCCGGCGGATGTGCCCCGGGTACAGCCTTGGCTTGAAGGTCATCCAGGTGAGCCTTGCCAACCTGCTGCACGGTTTTGCGTGGAGCCTCCCCGATGGCCTCACCAAGGAGGAGCTGAACATGGAGGAGATCTTCGGCCTGTCCACGCCGCGGAAGTTCCCGCTCGAGGCCGTCGTCGAGCCCAAGCTGCCAGCACACCTCTACGCCGAGGCTTGA